From one Thermogemmatispora onikobensis genomic stretch:
- a CDS encoding fumarylacetoacetate hydrolase family protein, producing the protein MKFARIAVTGIDGEEARLVVVQPEAQRVIDLATAWRLRLERRGATREAARRLATALFPASMSAAIALGEAFREAAAEASAAPAEEAVHPLASVRWLAPLDPPTIRDFTAFEQHVRNMAARQGGSVFPEFYQRPPYFKINPLSIVAPEAEVPWPHYTRRLDYELEIGLIIGRQGRNISPEEALDLLFGVTILNDFSARDVQGPEMSSGFGPAKGKDFATALGPWIATCDELDLNNLTMVARVNGEEWSRGSTASLTWKIEELVAYAACGETLWPGELLGSGTVGTGSGAEHGRSLQPGAVVELEISGLGVLRNRIGQPEPPGWLPEPRRSSTAP; encoded by the coding sequence GTGAAATTTGCTCGTATTGCTGTCACGGGTATTGATGGAGAAGAGGCGCGTCTGGTCGTCGTACAGCCGGAGGCCCAGCGTGTCATCGATCTGGCCACGGCCTGGCGCCTGCGGCTCGAAAGACGAGGAGCCACGCGCGAGGCGGCGCGCCGCCTGGCCACGGCCCTCTTTCCGGCCAGTATGAGCGCTGCCATCGCCCTGGGCGAGGCTTTTCGCGAGGCGGCTGCTGAGGCGAGCGCCGCCCCAGCAGAGGAGGCCGTGCACCCGCTGGCGAGCGTGCGCTGGCTTGCCCCTCTTGATCCGCCGACCATCCGCGATTTTACGGCCTTTGAGCAGCACGTACGCAATATGGCTGCTCGCCAGGGCGGCAGCGTATTCCCAGAGTTTTATCAGCGGCCACCCTACTTTAAGATCAATCCCCTGAGCATCGTCGCCCCCGAGGCCGAGGTGCCCTGGCCGCACTATACCCGCCGGCTGGACTACGAGTTAGAGATCGGCCTGATCATCGGCAGGCAGGGACGCAATATCTCGCCCGAGGAGGCCCTGGACCTGCTCTTTGGTGTGACCATCCTCAACGACTTCAGCGCGCGCGATGTCCAGGGACCGGAGATGAGCAGCGGCTTTGGTCCGGCCAAGGGCAAGGACTTCGCGACGGCGCTCGGCCCCTGGATTGCGACCTGCGATGAACTTGATCTGAATAACCTGACGATGGTGGCGCGCGTCAATGGAGAGGAGTGGTCGCGCGGCTCGACGGCAAGCCTGACCTGGAAGATTGAGGAGCTGGTAGCTTACGCCGCCTGCGGTGAGACACTCTGGCCCGGCGAACTGCTCGGCTCGGGCACCGTCGGAACAGGCAGCGGCGCCGAGCATGGGCGCTCCCTGCAACCAGGAGCCGTGGTCGAGCTGGAGATCAGCGGCCTGGGCGTGCTGCGCAATCGCATCGGCCAACCCGAGCCGCCCGGCTGGCTACCGGAGCCGCGCCGCTCCTCCACCGCGCCCTAG
- a CDS encoding branched-chain amino acid ABC transporter permease: MKTSPVSAARPAPAAAWWRSLGRLAPWLGWGVLGLLVLLAALGPLYLSAFDLVLAFTLFNYMTMAQSWNLLGGYGGQFSLGHSLFVGAGSYTIAVLLLHSGLPLLLDLLLSGLLAAALATLAALLLMRLREAYFSIGSLGLAMAALTWMLNWSFTGATSGLNLPPAATLDYSALYYLALGLLVATTLTIVLLVRSPFGLRLMAIRDDQEAAAELGVNSFPVKLVTFAISAFFVGLAGGLIALNKLEIEPDSAFSMNWVITMIIITIIGGIATSTGPLLGAVVFFTLQQVLQNSQALSSLLTGLLLILIIRLAPEGLWPLVLNVGRRLGEALVSRFAHSEPTTATATATTLTAEEAVSGGPTLGDG, from the coding sequence ATGAAGACCTCTCCCGTCTCCGCTGCTCGACCCGCCCCGGCTGCGGCCTGGTGGCGTTCCCTGGGCCGCCTGGCTCCCTGGCTCGGCTGGGGTGTACTGGGGTTGCTGGTCCTCCTGGCGGCGCTGGGGCCACTCTACTTGAGTGCTTTCGATCTGGTGCTGGCCTTTACGCTCTTCAACTATATGACGATGGCCCAGTCCTGGAACCTGCTGGGCGGCTATGGCGGCCAGTTCTCGCTGGGCCACTCGCTTTTCGTGGGGGCTGGCTCCTATACCATTGCCGTGCTGCTACTGCATAGCGGGCTGCCGCTGCTGCTGGATCTCCTGCTGAGCGGCCTGCTGGCGGCGGCCCTGGCGACGCTGGCGGCCCTCTTGCTGATGCGCCTACGCGAGGCCTATTTCTCGATCGGCTCTCTCGGCCTGGCAATGGCGGCCCTGACCTGGATGCTCAACTGGTCCTTCACTGGCGCCACCAGCGGCCTCAATCTGCCGCCCGCCGCCACCCTGGATTATTCCGCGCTCTACTATCTGGCCCTCGGCTTGCTGGTCGCGACCACCCTGACCATCGTGCTGCTGGTGCGCAGTCCCTTCGGCCTGCGCCTGATGGCCATCCGCGACGATCAGGAGGCCGCCGCCGAGCTGGGAGTCAATAGCTTCCCGGTGAAGCTGGTGACCTTTGCCATCAGTGCCTTCTTTGTCGGGCTGGCCGGCGGACTGATCGCCCTCAATAAGCTGGAGATAGAGCCGGACTCGGCCTTCAGCATGAACTGGGTGATTACGATGATCATTATTACGATCATCGGCGGCATTGCCACCTCGACCGGGCCGCTGCTGGGGGCGGTGGTCTTCTTTACCTTGCAGCAGGTGCTGCAGAATTCGCAGGCCCTCAGCAGCCTGTTGACCGGCCTGCTGCTGATCCTGATTATTCGCCTGGCACCCGAGGGCCTCTGGCCATTGGTGCTCAACGTGGGGCGCCGTCTGGGCGAGGCCCTCGTGAGCCGCTTCGCTCACAGTGAGCCGACGACAGCGACAGCGACGGCGACCACCCTGACCGCCGAGGAGGCCGTCAGCGGAGGCCCCACGCTGGGCGACGGCTAA
- a CDS encoding DUF2620 family protein, with product MATIYIGGVGKADLKRLLEQRRDPTLNVVVSNDLEAGQLLKRRSDAYYIGTCHTGAGGSLGALMAFLGRQRCHTFGRQARVSVEEVQKLLAAGIRAFGVSVDQINAVVPVLVEAIQSYQPPRS from the coding sequence ATGGCAACCATCTACATCGGCGGCGTTGGCAAGGCCGATCTCAAGCGCCTGCTCGAACAACGCCGTGATCCCACCCTCAACGTTGTCGTCAGTAACGATCTGGAAGCCGGGCAGCTCCTCAAGCGCCGCAGCGACGCCTACTACATCGGCACCTGCCACACCGGGGCTGGTGGCTCGCTGGGTGCCCTGATGGCCTTCCTTGGGCGACAGCGCTGCCACACCTTTGGGAGGCAGGCGCGGGTCAGCGTCGAGGAAGTGCAAAAGCTGCTCGCGGCAGGTATTCGCGCCTTTGGCGTCTCCGTTGACCAGATCAATGCCGTTGTCCCCGTGCTGGTCGAGGCCATCCAGAGTTACCAGCCTCCACGCTCGTAG
- a CDS encoding phosphotriesterase family protein yields MASVSEEAPERLLVPTAAGVQPLADGLIYAHEHLWLDLTTPEDPAGRLDRLDLIAEELSELKQLGVAALIEQTCRGMGRDVGRLRQLQLASGVQIIPSTGFYHQRFHPPELAHLSVDEIAALLEEELRTGLDGTGVRPLVLGEIGGSGLELHPDEEKVLRAVARVARHEAVVVATHAHLGQGGLRQLQILCEEGLAPERILIGHLDLAPSLEDVLAVARQGAYVGFDTVGKERYAPDERRLAWIVALCQAGLAERLLLSCDISRNSYLQRLGGQGYAYLVRDFLPRLRAAGLPAATVEGLVVRNPRRFLAAALGRREA; encoded by the coding sequence GTGGCCAGTGTCTCTGAGGAAGCGCCTGAGCGGCTGCTGGTGCCGACGGCTGCCGGTGTGCAGCCGCTGGCTGATGGCCTCATCTATGCCCATGAGCATCTCTGGCTCGACCTGACCACGCCCGAGGACCCGGCGGGCAGGCTGGACCGTCTGGATTTGATCGCCGAGGAGCTGAGCGAGCTGAAGCAGCTTGGGGTGGCCGCGCTGATCGAGCAGACCTGTCGTGGCATGGGGCGCGACGTCGGGCGCCTGCGCCAGCTGCAGCTCGCCAGCGGTGTGCAGATCATTCCAAGCACCGGTTTCTATCATCAGCGCTTTCACCCGCCGGAGCTGGCGCACCTGAGTGTGGACGAGATTGCGGCCCTGCTGGAGGAAGAGCTGCGGACCGGCCTGGATGGCACTGGGGTGCGCCCGCTGGTGCTGGGCGAGATCGGTGGCTCGGGCCTGGAGCTGCATCCTGACGAAGAGAAGGTTCTGCGCGCCGTGGCCCGGGTCGCCAGGCACGAGGCGGTCGTCGTAGCGACGCATGCTCATCTGGGCCAGGGAGGACTGCGTCAGCTCCAGATCCTCTGTGAGGAAGGACTGGCGCCGGAGCGCATCCTGATTGGTCACCTGGATCTGGCGCCCTCGCTGGAGGACGTGCTCGCTGTGGCGCGCCAGGGGGCCTACGTGGGCTTCGATACAGTGGGCAAGGAGCGCTATGCTCCCGATGAGCGGCGCCTGGCCTGGATTGTGGCCCTCTGCCAGGCCGGGCTGGCGGAGCGCCTGCTGCTCTCCTGCGATATCTCGCGCAACAGCTATCTACAGCGCCTCGGTGGGCAGGGCTATGCCTATCTCGTGCGCGACTTTCTGCCGCGCTTGCGGGCGGCAGGTCTGCCGGCGGCCACCGTCGAGGGGCTGGTCGTGAGGAATCCGCGGCGCTTTCTGGCCGCCGCCCTGGGAAGGAGGGAGGCGTGA
- a CDS encoding YhfT family protein produces MSLHLTPLVIIFTILATAFAALLSQMALAVFNDGVRPFLLDFYRGELARPQMTAIAFGLSAGFIFGLGVPVAFSSGVLNPWVLFLPSDILGILSPRKWIAPILGAAWGAVVVFGLSAATTAANSLPVNFLTAMQQMSTPILYLFSFFPAVAVTMQFGRLRGIITFVVSIFVMLFTMKWLPSVFPGATTMAIGVILLVAFAVAEELTRARSERQKAQAVQVAPADAGSESAEEDDPPAAANAVAGAADADDETSSIFAANAARLRRHAPYFMIMGLLLGVLVNTHMFAGGEATSYIIAKGQFANAAQIDFYRALGFIPLIVTTAVASGAFQIVGFTLIYPVAYLLPNPILAAIAGALLFGIEVFILSYIAKGIAALHTIRDASDNIRNAINLTLEVAILFGSLAAGNAMASGLGIAIVGGLYALNEVLGRPVVRMAAGPVGVIIAGVALNLLAYAHLFTPIPIK; encoded by the coding sequence ATGAGTCTGCATCTGACGCCCCTGGTCATTATCTTCACCATTCTGGCAACGGCCTTTGCCGCCCTCCTCTCGCAGATGGCCCTGGCCGTCTTCAACGACGGTGTCCGGCCCTTCCTGCTCGACTTTTATCGTGGCGAGCTGGCGCGCCCGCAGATGACGGCCATCGCCTTTGGTCTCTCGGCGGGCTTTATCTTTGGCCTCGGCGTGCCCGTGGCCTTCTCCTCTGGCGTGCTCAACCCCTGGGTCCTCTTTCTGCCGTCGGACATCCTTGGCATCCTCTCGCCGCGCAAGTGGATCGCCCCCATTCTGGGCGCGGCCTGGGGGGCGGTCGTGGTCTTTGGCCTCAGCGCCGCTACCACCGCTGCCAACAGTCTGCCGGTCAACTTCCTGACGGCCATGCAGCAGATGTCGACGCCTATCCTCTATCTCTTCTCCTTTTTCCCGGCGGTCGCTGTGACGATGCAATTCGGGCGCCTGCGGGGGATCATCACCTTTGTGGTAAGCATTTTTGTCATGCTATTCACCATGAAGTGGCTGCCCTCGGTCTTCCCTGGGGCGACCACGATGGCAATCGGCGTCATTCTGCTGGTGGCCTTTGCCGTCGCTGAGGAGCTAACGCGCGCGCGCAGCGAGCGACAGAAGGCCCAGGCGGTCCAGGTGGCTCCGGCGGACGCGGGGAGCGAGTCGGCTGAGGAAGATGATCCGCCGGCTGCGGCCAACGCGGTGGCAGGCGCTGCCGATGCCGATGATGAGACCTCCTCGATCTTTGCGGCCAACGCGGCGCGCCTGCGTCGCCACGCCCCCTATTTTATGATCATGGGTCTCCTGCTCGGGGTGCTGGTGAATACCCACATGTTCGCTGGTGGCGAGGCGACCAGCTACATTATCGCCAAAGGCCAGTTTGCCAATGCGGCCCAGATCGACTTTTATCGCGCCCTTGGTTTCATTCCTCTGATTGTGACGACGGCGGTGGCCTCGGGGGCCTTCCAGATCGTGGGCTTCACCCTGATCTACCCGGTGGCCTATCTGCTGCCCAATCCGATCCTGGCGGCCATTGCCGGCGCTTTGCTCTTCGGCATCGAGGTCTTTATCTTGAGCTATATCGCCAAAGGCATTGCGGCCCTGCATACGATCCGCGATGCTTCTGATAACATTCGCAACGCCATCAACCTGACGCTGGAGGTGGCCATTCTCTTCGGTTCGCTGGCGGCGGGCAATGCGATGGCCAGCGGCCTGGGGATTGCTATTGTAGGCGGCCTCTATGCTCTCAACGAGGTTCTTGGGCGCCCGGTGGTGCGTATGGCAGCTGGCCCGGTCGGTGTCATCATCGCCGGCGTGGCTCTGAACCTGCTGGCCTACGCCCATCTCTTTACGCCGATTCCGATCAAGTAA
- a CDS encoding branched-chain amino acid ABC transporter permease codes for MVLYHLIDGFFLGGLYVTIALGLTLVFGVMNTVNLAQGEVLIGSAYLTYTLASLTHLDPLLCLLLVAPIMFVIGYLVQRLLLNPLIPRGQETLLVATFGLLLVAETLFGLIYGNNTLSLSASYTLTGVTIFGDTVRTIYVIALAAALLLVVGTHLLMTYLPLGKAIRAAAEDPGAAASIGINVPLVYGITFGLAAAISAVGGTLIGLSFGFGPTSGSSWLLRSFTVIVLGGMGSLWGTLLGGLLIGVLEEVAASIVGPQFRDLIVFAFLVIVLIVRPEGFFGQRVGVAK; via the coding sequence ATGGTGCTCTACCATCTGATCGATGGCTTTTTTCTTGGCGGCCTCTACGTGACCATCGCCCTCGGGCTGACGCTGGTCTTCGGCGTCATGAACACGGTCAATCTGGCCCAGGGCGAGGTTCTGATCGGCTCCGCCTACCTGACCTATACGCTCGCCAGCCTCACTCATCTTGATCCGCTGCTCTGTCTGCTGTTGGTGGCCCCCATTATGTTCGTCATTGGCTACCTGGTGCAGCGCCTCTTGCTCAATCCGCTCATCCCGCGCGGGCAGGAGACGCTGCTGGTGGCGACCTTCGGTCTACTGCTGGTAGCTGAGACGCTGTTTGGGTTGATCTACGGCAATAACACGCTCTCGTTGAGCGCCTCGTATACCCTGACGGGCGTTACCATCTTTGGCGATACCGTCCGTACCATCTATGTGATCGCCCTGGCGGCGGCTCTGCTGCTGGTGGTGGGAACCCATCTGCTGATGACCTATCTGCCGCTGGGGAAGGCTATCCGGGCCGCGGCGGAAGATCCAGGGGCGGCGGCCTCGATTGGGATCAATGTGCCGCTGGTCTACGGGATCACTTTCGGTCTGGCGGCGGCCATTTCTGCCGTGGGCGGCACGTTGATTGGCCTCTCCTTCGGCTTCGGTCCGACGTCCGGCTCTAGCTGGCTGCTGCGCAGCTTTACGGTGATTGTGCTGGGCGGCATGGGGTCGCTCTGGGGCACACTCCTCGGCGGCCTGCTTATTGGTGTGCTGGAAGAGGTGGCGGCCAGCATTGTCGGGCCGCAGTTCCGTGATCTGATCGTCTTCGCCTTTCTGGTGATTGTCTTGATCGTGCGGCCCGAGGGCTTCTTTGGCCAGCGCGTGGGGGTAGCAAAATGA
- the yhfZ gene encoding GntR family transcriptional regulator YhfZ, which produces MALPDTEDFLSQTGKVTIGLARLLLGYRQGERLPRMVDVARRLRSGNGTVQEAFSYLTRAGAIVVAAHGAQGSVLEQVNYPLLWRYAGNEWIIGSMPLPYTLRYEGLATALYDRLEVSGLPFNMTYQRGSLSRAEMVRQGHYHYAVMSLLAAEHLVGRYPELAIVASLPPGSYVSEHILISRLPREQIRRVGVDQTSLDEILLTAEEFRERQDWESVPATRLQVLDLLREGQFDAIIWNREGVGSLPSALQLLPLQGAARLRTLATQAAIVALREAPVYQVLASIFVPEEITTAQQEVIDQRRLPRY; this is translated from the coding sequence ATGGCCCTGCCAGACACCGAAGACTTTCTCTCCCAGACAGGCAAAGTGACCATTGGCTTAGCGCGTCTGCTGTTGGGCTATCGTCAGGGCGAGCGGCTGCCGCGCATGGTCGACGTCGCGCGCCGGCTACGCTCGGGGAATGGGACCGTTCAGGAAGCCTTCAGCTATCTGACGCGAGCGGGGGCCATTGTAGTAGCTGCGCATGGCGCCCAAGGTTCCGTCCTGGAGCAGGTCAACTACCCGCTGCTCTGGCGCTATGCTGGCAACGAATGGATCATTGGCTCGATGCCCTTGCCCTACACGCTGCGCTACGAAGGGCTGGCCACGGCCCTCTACGACCGACTGGAGGTCTCGGGTCTGCCGTTCAACATGACCTATCAGCGCGGCTCACTCTCGCGGGCTGAGATGGTGCGCCAGGGGCACTACCACTACGCCGTCATGTCGCTGCTGGCCGCCGAGCACCTGGTGGGGCGCTATCCCGAGCTAGCCATCGTCGCCAGCTTGCCCCCTGGTTCCTATGTCAGTGAGCACATCCTCATCAGCCGTCTGCCGCGCGAGCAGATCCGCCGCGTCGGCGTAGATCAGACCTCCCTCGATGAGATCCTGCTCACTGCCGAGGAGTTCCGCGAGCGCCAGGACTGGGAGAGCGTGCCGGCCACGCGCCTGCAGGTCCTCGATTTGCTACGCGAAGGGCAGTTTGATGCCATCATCTGGAACCGCGAGGGCGTAGGGAGCCTGCCCTCCGCTCTGCAGCTCCTGCCGCTGCAGGGCGCGGCACGCCTGCGCACCCTGGCCACGCAGGCCGCCATTGTGGCCCTGCGCGAGGCCCCCGTCTACCAGGTGCTCGCCAGCATCTTCGTGCCCGAGGAGATCACCACTGCCCAGCAGGAAGTGATCGATCAGCGGCGCTTGCCCCGCTACTGA